In the genome of Cryptomeria japonica chromosome 8, Sugi_1.0, whole genome shotgun sequence, one region contains:
- the LOC131857907 gene encoding disease resistance protein RUN1-like, whose translation MPAYVYNLICEEIQEECPPTSDQIDTTQVMNSSCREYWRSTVEMSNFGTINSSLPNAPIRSERGQKFLDQNVFLSHSGRQKNFVRQLHRDLTNQGVSCFFDQDRESLPVGEDFPSRIFEAAKTCQVAVLLLSMDFLQSRWPMLELSAFVEARDRTRKNPNLKILPLFYQISPDALKNISAEDENWKQLEKSEEKRAEWHESLNAIRRNNGLKISEGDDEVKFRDEIVKEIWRILPTPSPRYNVRCMQGQVRMCQGVADFFNFVHPDKKGIRIAGLYGIPGQGKTILAKAFCNFKLGVFEGKVCHLEFSRGDSFERLKIALQYLTCCPQSYLQALTDQDQAQNELYRRVERKRVLLVLDNITEECIDEVAYYLKADLGENSWILLSARSVDVLERHFKIDKQSCIRVPRLIEEEAIAILLENASVEVSMLGADEKAFAVKCAGRCSFKEVAWTEGTFHPLALKAFGGHLFNNHGLQLSKWVAEIEGWVDRCGYGLDKLLALLGKAFDNMCPEYRTIFMLLTLYLPPDMSPHKVTEWLAMIVNKEISFIEKAVEDLCKKAFIEESRPKIRIHDLYVEFAQSKADEMGRWLWWMGDPRSTRGLISKDNAGFELAKFEQCMHQRLSQIALNNLQNLLVLQLIGVQKMTKLDLDGMGCLRSITLHKCNDLKALECMEKLQQLAWLQISEVNPMFKLPELSSLKGLQHLQINLAGSQVLNQLGDLTSCAFLREINVYCRSLWEFPRLNSLRYLEKVEFIVRDNVNGPVDCTECVELQSTLLKRRSRRNKTTAYLIGRKKLSKTVLWDPDAVKACPDLDAVKACPDIDAQVESFVASKDVSALKSLESCEGLKNLQLWNLRNLEELPSFRLLSNLTVLKIGKCGISEAPDLTCCLLLEDVWFSTLENLQSFPEFSPLRKLKKLGLYNCCRVEDPPDVSGCHELQVFHLVYNDNLKGLPDMGECPRLEEIKLSWYSSEENNVKNSEDSSELKDETFSNLSDVSAPEALKEWKWLEGKTVLGIKYVRGGKMYYCITAPCESVDRMQFVRKVTIDESSLYLPDPSFYVSELITTSFISYQITTTVLTLVDGRKAFTTRCGDSCFAFYRGVHFASGLLLLIMLVFISHSLLSVIRRRFSKDRHLDFPALYVVAERDLRAVTALAFIVGILQLILECNWPKCGVTA comes from the exons ATGCCTGcttatgtttataatttaatatGTGAAGAAATACAAGAAGAATGTCCCCCAACGTCGGATCAGATCGACACCACTCAAGTCATGAATTCAAGCTGCCGAGAATACTGGCGTTCGACTGTGGAGATGTCAAATTTTGGCACAATTAATTCCTCCCTGCCAAACGCACCGATTCgcag TGAACGAGGACAGAAATTTTTGGATCAAAATGTATTTCTAAGTCACAGTGGTAGGCAGAAAAATTTTGTTAGGCAGTTACACAGAGACCTAACAAACCAGGGCGTGTCCTGCTTCTTTGATCAAGATCGCGAAAGTTTGCCAGTGGGCGAAGATTTCCCCTCTCGTATATTTGAAGCCGCTAAGACATGCCAAGTAGCAGTTTTACTCCTCTCTATGGATTTCCTCCAATCAAGGTGGCCCATGCTGGAACTGTCTGCCTTTGTGGAAGCGAGAGACAGAACCCGTAAAAATCCCAATCTAAAAATTTTACCCTTGTTCTACCAGATTTCACCGGATGCTCTTAAAAACATTTCGGCAGAGGACGAAAACTGGAAACAGTTGGAGAAATCCGAGGAAAAACGAGCAGAATGGCACGAATCTTTAAATGCAATACGGCGAAATAACGGGTTGAAGATTAGTGAAGGTGATGATGAAGTGAAGTTTAGAGATGAAATTGTGAAAGAAATCTGGCGTATACTTCCAACACCCTCACCAAGGTATAATGTCCGTTGTATGCAAGGACAAGTACGAATGTGTCAG GGGGTTGCAGATTTCTTCAACTTCGTTCATCCAGACAAAAAGGGAATCCGCATTGCAGGATTGTATGGAATACCGGGCCAGGGGAAAACTATACTTGCCAAGGCTTTTTGCAACTTCAAATTGGGGGTTTTCGAGGGTAAAGTCTGCCATCTAGAATTTTCTAGAGGCGATTCATTCGAAAGACTTAAAATTGCCCTGCAATATCTCACTTGCTGTCCCCAGTCGTATCTCCAAGCACTGACCGACCAAgatcag GCACAAAATGAGTTATATAGAAGAGTGGAGAGGAAAAGGGTATTGTTGGTTCTTGACAATATCACAGAAGAATGTATAGATGAAGTGGCGTATTATCTCAAGGCAGACTTGGGAGAAAACAGCTGGATCCTTTTGAGCGCTCGGAGTGTGGATGTTCTAGAAAGGCACTTCAAGATAGATAAGCAGTCATGCATACGAGTACCAAGGCTCATAGAGGAAGAGGCCATAGCAATCTTGTTGGAAAACGCATCTGTAGAAGTGTCAATGTTGGGGGCAGACGAGAAAGCTTTTGCTGTAAAGTGTGCAGGTAGATGTTCTTTCAAAGAGGTCGCTTGGACAGAAGGAACATTTCATCCGCTAGCCTTAAAAGCTTTTGGAGGTCACCTCTTCAATAATCATGGTCTGCAGTTGTCTAAGTGGGTTGCTGAGATAGAAGGCTGGGTAGATCGATGCGGTTATGGTTTGGATAAGTTGTTGGCTTTGCTGGGCAAAGCTTTTGACAACATGTGTCCCGAATATCGCACCATATTCATGCTTCTCACCCTTTATCTGCCGCCTGATATGTCTCCCCATAAAGTTACTGAATGGCTGGCAATGATTGTCAACAAAGAGATCTCGTTTATTGAGAAAGCA GTTGAGGATCTATGTAAGAAGGCTTTTATTGAAGAATCAAGACCTAAAATTCGCATCCACGACCTATATGTTGAATTCGCACAAAGCAAAGCAGATGAAATGGGGAGATGGCTGTGGTGGATGGGTGACCCACGTAGTACACGTGGGTTAATATCAAAAGACAATGCAGGGTTTGAATTGGCTAAGTTTGAGCAGTGCATGCATCAAAGACTGTCCCAGATAGCACTCAACAACCTTCAAAATCTGTTGGTGCTTCAGCTTATAGGCGTGCAGAAAATGAcgaaacttgacttggatgggatgGGCTGTCTCAGAAGTATTACATTACATAAATGCAATGACCTGAAAGCGCTTGAATGTATGGAAAAACTGCAACAGCTGGCGTGGCTTCAGATAAGTGAAGTAAATCCAATGTTTAAACTTCCAGAGCTAAGCAGCCTCAAAGGATTACAACATCTTCAGATCAATTTAGCAGGCAGCCAGGTGCTCAATCAGCTGGGAGATCttaccagttgtgcttttctgagAGAGATAAATGTTTATTGCCGATCCCTGTGGGAGTTTCCAAGGTTGAACAGTTTGCGGTATTTGGAGAAAGTGGAATTTATTGTGCGTGATAATGTGAACGGGCCCGTCGACTGTACAGAATGCGTGGAGTTGCAGAGTACTCTCCTGAAGAGACGTTCCCGGCGGAATAAGACAACGGCCTACCTGATTGGACGTAAGAAACTATCCAAAACTGTATTATGGGATCCCGATGCAGTGAAGGCATGTCCAGATTTAGATGCAGTGAAGGCATGTCCAGATATAGATGCCCAGGTAGAGTCGTTTGTTGCATCAAAAGATGTTTCAGCCCTCAAAAGTTTAGAATCGTGTGAAGGGCTGAAAAATCTTCAACTATGGAATTTGAGAAATCTAGAGGAGCTTCCGAGTTTCAGACTTCTATCAAATTTGACTGTGCTCAAAATTGGCAAGTGTGGTATAAGCGAGGCCCCGGATCTAACATGTTGTCTCTTGCTGGAGGATGTTTGGTTTTCCACACTAGAAAATTTACAAAGCTTTCCCGAGTTCTCACCACTGAGGAAATTAAAGAAGTTAGGATTATATAATTGCTGCAGGGTTGAAGATCCTCCTGACGTTAGTGGCTGCCATGAATTACAGGTATTCCATCTAGTCTACAACGACAATCTCAAAGGACTTCCCGACATGGGAGAGTGCCCACGATTAGAGGAAATCAAACTGAGTTGGTATTCTTCTGAAGAAAATAATGTCAAAAATTCTGAGGACAGTTCTGAATTAAAAGACGAAACCTTCTCAAACTTAAGTGATGTAAGCGCGCCAGAGGCATTGAAAGAGTGGAAGTGGCTGGAGGGCAAGACAGTGCTCGGAATAAAGTATGTCCGTGGAGGGAAGATGTATTATTGTATCACAGCTCCGTGCGAATCTGTCGACAGAATGCAGTTTGTGAGAAAAGTAACGATAGATGAAAGCTCTCTGTATCTACCCGACCCGTCTTTCTATGTATCTGAATTAATTACGACATCCTTTATTTCATATCAGATAACTACAACAGTACTGACGCTAGTTGATGGACGTAAAGCCTTCACAACTCGGTGCGGAGACTCTTGTTTTGCATTCTACAGAGGCGTCCATTTTGCATCCGGTCTTCTGCTTCTTATAATGCTTGTGTTTATTTCTCACTCTCTATTGTCAGTAATTAGACGAAGGTTCTCAAAAGATCGGCATCTTGACTTCCCTGCATTGTATGTGGTAGCTGAACGGGATCTTCGTGCTGTTACAGCACTTGCGTTCATAGTTGGAATTTTACAGCTTATACTTGAG TGTAATTGGCCGAAGTGTGGAGTCACAGCTTAG